ATACGCAATGAACACCATCCCCTGGGGCACATCACCCTTTGCACATTTCAGCACAGTCGAGCCGTGCTCGGTGGCCAAACGAATGCGATCGCCGTCACACAGTTCGAGTTCCTCGAAGTCTTTGAGGTTCATTCGCGCCGTAGAGATCTCGTCCACATACTCTTTCGACTCCTTTCCGACGTGCATCGCCTGGCCTTGCGTGAGCGTCCGGGCCGTAATCACCGTGAAACGCTTTTTTGTCATCTTACTCATGCTCCTTCCCGGGCCCCTCGCCTATACGGGCGCCTGGCGTCTTAGAACCACAGTTGCAGCCGCGTGAGGGCCTCCCATGCAGTTGTTCGCGTGTTGTTGGGATTGGTAAAACTAAACGGGGTGCCCCGCTCATTCGAGAACCAGTTCTCAACAAAGTTGGCCATCCACTTTACGTTTGGTGTAAGGTACCAGTTCACGCCGGCCGTAACGGCATTGACCCGGTTGCCCATAATGTCTTTTGCGCGAAAATCAAGCTGCTCAAAGCGGGCCGCGAGTTCCCAGGCTCCCCAACCTTTCTCAGGTCCCACCGGCGAAGCCCACCGGGTTGGGATGACCGGCTGCCCGGGAACTTTAGTCTCGCCCGTCAGCATATAGGTCATCGTCACGTACCAGCCCCGGCCGTACAGATCGCGCAGATCGCTTCCTCCGGTCCCCAACCCTTTTCGCTCCTCCCGCGTCTGGATATACTCGCCGTACATCGTGAACGGCCCGTAGTAGTACGCTGCTTCGCCGCTATAGCGCAGTCGATCACCCCGCGTAGGGATAGACCGAAAGAAGACAAACTGCGCATCAGTTTTACCCTGCAGGCTCTGACCGCTGTCCTCGTCGCCCCACGCGACGTCGCCTCCCACCTGCAGATTCTTGAGCCACGGCAGCTCAGCTTTCTTAAACGGCGCCAGGACGAGCCGGCCAACGATGTCCTTTGAATCGTTGGTGTCGCGTTTGTTCTGGCCAGAGCCGTTGAAACCTCCCAGCGCGTAGCTGACACTGCCGTCGAACGCTGAGCCATGTACCATTGCGCCCATGTCGCGGGACGGAACAAGATTATCCGCGACCGATCGCTCAACAAAGTCGAGGTTGTTGTCCGAGAACAGCTCCTCATAGCCAAACGGCACCTTGAACTGCCCCGCTCGAAGTCGAAGTTCGGGCCAGTAGTGGATATCGAGAAAGCCGTCCGTGAGCACGACGTTACCGTCCCGACCGGACGCTCCCTGTCCGAAGTCGGCCTCGACGAAGAAGTCATAGTATTTGTAGAACGTCCCGGCAAGGCCGATTCTGGCCCGCCTGATCAGAAATCTGTTGGTCAGTTCGGTACCGTCCAGGTTACGCCTATTGCCGTCCTCAAAATTACGATAATCGAACTGGATGCGGCCGACCGGATTGAGGGTGAAATTGCCGTCTGTCGATCGGATATAGGGCTGCCAATTCTTGAAACCGGCATCGAACTTTGGTGTCGCCGCAACCCTGATCTGCTCCACCTCCCGCTTGAGCTTTTGGTTCTCCTGCTGGGCCTGTTTCAGACCTTCTACCTCACGCTCCAGGGTTTGTTGGTGGGTTTGCCCTTGTTTCAGGCTGTTGACCTCCTGCTGAAGCGCCTCAATGATCCGCTTCTGAGCTTCGAGTGCCTGCTTCTGACTCTCAAGCTGCTGCGCCAGTTCGCTCAACCGATCGGCGGCAAACACCCTCGGTACGCCAGTACCCCACACCAGCCAGATTGCCAAGCTTGCGGCTATGAGCGCGCGCTGCATCGTCTCCTCCCTGTCATCGATCGTATGACTGACATTCCTGGTGAAGACGGTCCCGCCTCGCGCCTCTTTTCCCCTTGACATTGATTGCAATCGGTGGGGAAATAGAATGGGCGTTGGGGCGGGAGACCGCCTCGTGTCCCCGGGGCGTTCAGTATCGACCTGGCCGGGTGAGCTGAACGCCCCTTGTCATTTTCGAGTACTGTTCAGGCTTGCACTCTATTCAGCGTCCAATCTCCTCCTCGTATTTACCGGCATCCGGGTAAAACAGCGGCTCACCGAACTTCTCCACCCCAAAACTCTTGATGACCTCCTGGGCCGCCGGCGAGACCACGAACTCAGCGAACGCCTTTCCGCCCGCAGTGTTCACCTTCGGGAACCTGGCGGAACTGACCTCCATGACCGAGTAGATATTCAGGAGCGATGGGTCCCGCTCGATCAGGATATCCATGGTGAGGCGTTTTTTCAAAGCGAGATAGGTTCCACGGTCGGCAAGGGTATAGGCCCGTTTCTCAGACGCGATCCCAAGGGTCTGCCCCATCCCCTGGCCCGATTGCAGATACCAGTCGCCATTGGGATCCAACCCCGCCTCCTTCCAGAGGCGTCGTTCGAGTTGATGTGTCCCGGAGTTATCGCCGCGCGAGGCGAACGCCGCCTTCGCCTCAGCAATCTTGCGGAGTGCATCACTCGCCTTCCGAAGACCACGGATCCGAGCCGGATCGGACTCTGGGCCAACAATGATGAAATCGTTGTGCATGACCAACTGACGGTTGATGAGCGTCCCATCGGCCACGTATCTCTTCTCAGCCTCGGGCGCATGCACCAGAACGACGTCGGCTTCGCCCCGACCGCCCAAGGCAAGCGCCTGACCGGTTCCGATAGAAATCGTTTTCACTACGTAGCCGGTTCGCTTTTCAAACAGTGGGACCAGGACGTCGAGTAGACCGGAATCCTGCGTACTGGTCGTCGTCGCCAGAATGACATTCTGGCCCGCGGCCTGGACACCGCAGACCCACCCGATCTGCAGCACGCTCAGCGCCGCCAGCGCCACGACACAACGTGTAAGA
This is a stretch of genomic DNA from Candidatus Methylomirabilis tolerans. It encodes these proteins:
- a CDS encoding formylmethanofuran dehydrogenase yields the protein MTKKRFTVITARTLTQGQAMHVGKESKEYVDEISTARMNLKDFEELELCDGDRIRLATEHGSTVLKCAKGDVPQGMVFIAY
- a CDS encoding substrate-binding domain-containing protein, coding for MRIMGERWLKNALTRCVVALAALSVLQIGWVCGVQAAGQNVILATTTSTQDSGLLDVLVPLFEKRTGYVVKTISIGTGQALALGGRGEADVVLVHAPEAEKRYVADGTLINRQLVMHNDFIIVGPESDPARIRGLRKASDALRKIAEAKAAFASRGDNSGTHQLERRLWKEAGLDPNGDWYLQSGQGMGQTLGIASEKRAYTLADRGTYLALKKRLTMDILIERDPSLLNIYSVMEVSSARFPKVNTAGGKAFAEFVVSPAAQEVIKSFGVEKFGEPLFYPDAGKYEEEIGR